Genomic window (Methyloprofundus sp.):
CTTCACTATAAAGTGCTTGTTCGGTATTTAATGCCAGCATATCAGCCAATACCTGACTACTTTCAACTAAACGTTCATACTTACTGGTAATGCTAAAATAGGTACCAATGACTGTTGTTAACATTACTGCACAGAAAATAATGACACCTACCAGTAAATTAAATTGATTACTGATCGTGGTACGGCGCAGAGCTTTAGAGAGTTTCATATGGGGCCTTTTATAATTGCAACTATGATAGCTCATCTTTATGACGTAATGATGTAAGGGGGGCTACCCTAAGTGAAGAGCCCACTCGCAAACACTAGAATTATCAATATAGAGGCAATACTTGATTGACGGCGGAAGCACGCATCAAGCATAAATATTGTGCATTACTACACAATATGCTCACCTCAAGTATAGTGTCTATCACTGTTTTAGCAAAAAATACTTCAATCCATTATACCTTAAAAATAAAATGGTATATTCCGATTTACATATGCCCTTGTAAAAAATCTTTAGTTAAGTACAAGGCTGCTATACTGCGAGCCTCTGTACATTGTCCACTACTGACCAATTCAGCCAAGTTATCCAATTTCCATGGGATAACTTGCAGTGGCTCTGGCTCATCTCCAACGAGTACCTCTGGGTAAAGCTCTTCAGCCAACATAATTTCAGTCATATGCTCCATATAACTTGGGGCAAGCGAAAAGGAACTTATTTGGCGTATTTTATTTGCGCCATAACCTACTTCTTCCTTTAGTTCACGGTTTGCTGCTTGCAAAAAGTTCTCGTTATCATCCACTTTTCCTTTTGGTAAGCCTAGTTCATAACGATCAGTTCCAGCTGAATACTCACGAATTAATAATACGGTATTCTTATCTAATAACGGGATAATCAATACAGCACCATTACTACCATGCCCACGGACTAGGCGTTCATATTGCCGTGTCGCTCCATTACTGAATACTAGATCCAAGGCTTCAATT
Coding sequences:
- a CDS encoding ADP-ribose diphosphatase, translating into MLDKPKILKRKIVAQSRLFAIEALDLVFSNGATRQYERLVRGHGSNGAVLIIPLLDKNTVLLIREYSAGTDRYELGLPKGKVDDNENFLQAANRELKEEVGYGANKIRQISSFSLAPSYMEHMTEIMLAEELYPEVLVGDEPEPLQVIPWKLDNLAELVSSGQCTEARSIAALYLTKDFLQGHM